A single bacterium DNA region contains:
- a CDS encoding glycosyltransferase family 2 protein — protein MAVEAPDISVVVPALDEAESLPELVSRIDAAIDGLGLGYEVWIIDDGSTDDTPAVVDRLHADNPAVHCIQFTRNYGKAAALSAGFAAARGAYVITLDADLQDDPDEIPGLVAKLAEGFDLVSGWKQKRKDSFIKNNTSKVFNVVTSLVTGLRLHDYNCGLKAYRREVTRAVRLYGEMHRYIPAQAHREGFRVTEVPVKHHERRFGVTKYGASRFVNGFLDLLTLMFLSSRASSPLHLFGRIGATLFAAGGGILLWFLGSWVLGRGLHIRPLMLLGVTFVILAFQFVSLGLIAELVVAGHHPETEYRVRRRI, from the coding sequence GAATCGCTGCCCGAACTGGTGTCGCGCATCGATGCCGCGATCGACGGCCTGGGCCTCGGCTACGAGGTCTGGATCATCGACGACGGCAGCACCGACGACACGCCCGCGGTTGTCGATCGGCTGCACGCCGATAATCCCGCCGTGCACTGCATCCAGTTCACGCGCAACTACGGCAAGGCCGCGGCGCTCTCGGCCGGCTTCGCGGCCGCGCGGGGAGCGTACGTCATCACGCTGGACGCGGATCTCCAGGACGACCCGGACGAGATCCCGGGTCTCGTAGCCAAGCTCGCCGAGGGCTTCGATCTCGTGTCGGGCTGGAAGCAGAAACGCAAGGACTCCTTCATCAAGAACAACACCTCGAAGGTCTTCAACGTCGTTACGAGCCTGGTTACCGGGCTGCGCCTGCACGACTACAACTGCGGGCTGAAGGCCTACCGGCGAGAGGTCACCCGGGCCGTGCGCCTCTACGGCGAGATGCACCGTTACATCCCGGCGCAGGCCCACCGTGAGGGCTTCCGGGTCACGGAGGTGCCGGTCAAGCACCACGAGCGGCGGTTCGGCGTGACCAAGTACGGCGCCTCCCGGTTCGTCAACGGCTTCCTCGACCTGTTGACCCTGATGTTCCTCAGTTCGCGCGCCTCGTCGCCGCTGCATCTGTTCGGGCGCATCGGCGCGACCCTCTTCGCGGCGGGGGGGGGGATCCTCCTCTGGTTCCTGGGGAGCTGGGTGCTGGGGCGCGGCCTGCACATCAGGCCGCTGATGCTGCTCGGCGTGACCTTCGTGATCCTGGCCTTCCAGTTCGTCAGTCTCGGCTTGATCGCCGAACTGGTCGTGGCCGGCCACCACCCCGAGACGGAGTACCGTGTCCGGCGCCGGATCTGA
- a CDS encoding glycosyltransferase family 2 protein, with the protein MSGAGSDSPTAPSLAVIVVNWNGRDLLGDCIGSLLSNGYEPLHVVLVDNGSTDDSLAFCRSAFPSVDIVASAENLYWAGGNNLGLHNLGDTHVPDYILLLNNDTIVPEGSLRCLVDAMEEEPLAWAASPRICYAAEPSRIWYDGGRIGRHSGWVRHEGIRRLAGRRGFENRFVDFATGCAMMLTRGAVEVLGDLDEGYTLYAEDTDYCLRLREAGGRVLLVPRSIVLHKVSASVGDISSRKLYLRSRSHLRLLRLHWHRWRLLPLVPSQLAFFLGHAIWHLWHGRWRVARALLDGAIDELAGRPAARY; encoded by the coding sequence GTGTCCGGCGCCGGATCTGACAGCCCGACCGCGCCCTCGCTGGCGGTGATCGTCGTCAACTGGAACGGACGCGATCTGCTGGGCGATTGCATCGGCTCGCTGCTGTCCAACGGCTACGAACCGCTGCACGTGGTGCTCGTGGACAACGGCTCCACGGACGACTCCCTCGCTTTCTGCCGGTCCGCCTTTCCCTCGGTGGACATCGTCGCCTCGGCCGAGAACCTGTACTGGGCCGGCGGCAACAATCTCGGCTTGCACAACCTTGGCGATACGCATGTTCCGGATTACATACTCCTGTTGAACAACGACACCATCGTGCCCGAGGGCAGCCTGCGCTGCCTGGTCGACGCCATGGAGGAGGAGCCTCTCGCCTGGGCCGCCTCGCCGCGGATCTGTTACGCTGCCGAACCCTCCCGCATCTGGTACGACGGCGGCCGCATCGGCCGCCACAGCGGCTGGGTCAGGCACGAGGGCATTCGCCGGCTGGCCGGCCGGCGCGGTTTCGAGAACCGCTTCGTCGATTTCGCCACCGGTTGCGCCATGATGCTGACGCGCGGCGCGGTCGAGGTCCTGGGTGATCTCGACGAGGGCTACACCCTCTACGCGGAGGACACGGACTACTGCCTGCGGCTCCGCGAGGCGGGCGGCAGGGTGTTGCTCGTCCCCAGATCGATCGTGCTGCACAAGGTCAGCGCGTCGGTCGGCGATATCTCGTCACGCAAGCTCTATCTGCGCAGCCGCAGCCACCTGCGCCTGCTGCGCCTGCATTGGCACCGCTGGCGCCTCCTGCCGCTGGTGCCCAGTCAGCTGGCCTTTTTCCTCGGTCACGCGATCTGGCATCTCTGGCACGGCCGCTGGCGCGTCGCCCGCGCCCTGCTGGACGGAGCCATCGACGAACTGGCGGGACGGCCGGCGGCGCGGTACTGA